Proteins encoded within one genomic window of Elusimicrobiota bacterium:
- the ald gene encoding alanine dehydrogenase, translating into MIIGVVKEIKKNECRVSMVPSGVEALVKKGNKVLVEKNAGYGSGITDNDYKKAGAAVKNSAKEIFSVSDMIVKVKEPLKQEFPLIRENQIVFTYFHFAADLHLTKAMLERKCIAVAYETIEERGTLPLLTPMSEIAGRMAVQEGAKYLEKPMMGKGVLLSGVPGVAPCKVVIIGGGIVGTNAAKMASGLGASVTILDVNLERLRYLDDILPKNVTPLMANSYTIREQVKNADLVIGAVLIKGAKAPVLVTKEMVASMSPGSVIVDVAVDQGGCIETIHATTHNDPVYIVSGVVHYGVANMPGAVGRTSTFALTNATFPYVQKIADEGIKKAVKKYPSIALGVNTYLGKVTYKAVADTFKMNFTNLETLI; encoded by the coding sequence CAATGGTTCCGTCAGGAGTTGAGGCATTGGTAAAGAAAGGCAATAAAGTTCTAGTAGAAAAAAACGCCGGTTACGGCAGTGGAATAACCGATAATGATTATAAAAAGGCCGGTGCAGCTGTAAAGAATTCAGCCAAGGAAATATTTTCTGTATCTGACATGATAGTAAAAGTAAAAGAACCCTTAAAACAGGAGTTTCCTCTAATTCGCGAAAACCAGATTGTTTTTACATATTTCCATTTTGCAGCGGATTTACACCTGACAAAAGCAATGCTTGAAAGAAAGTGTATTGCAGTAGCATACGAAACAATTGAAGAAAGAGGCACTCTTCCTCTTTTGACCCCCATGAGTGAAATTGCAGGCAGAATGGCAGTTCAGGAAGGCGCAAAATACCTTGAAAAACCAATGATGGGCAAAGGTGTTTTGTTAAGCGGTGTGCCTGGAGTGGCTCCGTGCAAAGTAGTGATTATCGGCGGAGGAATAGTAGGCACTAATGCGGCAAAAATGGCTTCCGGGCTCGGAGCAAGCGTAACAATTCTTGACGTTAATCTTGAACGTCTCAGATACCTTGACGATATATTGCCTAAAAATGTCACCCCCTTGATGGCTAACAGCTATACTATAAGAGAGCAGGTAAAAAATGCCGACCTTGTGATCGGCGCGGTATTAATTAAAGGAGCAAAAGCGCCTGTTCTTGTTACAAAAGAAATGGTTGCTTCAATGTCCCCGGGATCGGTAATTGTAGATGTTGCAGTTGATCAGGGCGGCTGTATAGAAACGATTCATGCTACAACTCATAACGACCCGGTATATATTGTCAGCGGGGTTGTGCACTATGGCGTAGCTAATATGCCGGGAGCCGTTGGCAGGACTTCAACATTTGCTTTGACAAATGCTACATTTCCTTACGTGCAAAAAATAGCAGACGAAGGAATAAAAAAGGCTGTAAAAAAGTATCCTTCGATTGCCCTGGGCGTAAATACATATTTAGGCAAGGTGACCTATAAAGCAGTAGCCGATACTTTTAAAATGAATTTTACCAATTTGGAAACCTTGATCTAA